The sequence TTGACGAAGCTGCTTTTCCGTGCCGCCAAGCTTTGACAGTCGGCGCGCGCTCTCGGACGAGATGAGCGCCTCAAGGCCAAGCCGGACCAGCGAGGTCTTCTCCTGTACGCCGGTCAACTGCGCGGCTTTCTTCAGGAGATCAGCGTCGATGTTCAGGGTTGTTCTCATATGCATCATTATGCACGAATCATGCATACGCGTCAATACTTCATTGGGTCATTTCTGGTGTGTCGCGCTAACGACGCCAGTGCTAACCGGTTGCTGAAGGAGCACAGCGACTGAAGCAGCCAGAGTTAAGCGCCTTGTTGGGCATTCTGAATATCCCAAATGATGGTGTCCGCACTGAAATCCTGGTCATGCGGCCATGCAATTCCATGATGCGCAGGCCGAACCATACGAAAATATGACTCATTCACAAGCTCTTTGAATGCGCTTCCTCCCAAGTACGGCTTAACATCGAATACGCCAGAAATACCGCTACTCGTCTCAATCTCTATCTGATAGTTTTCAAGAGGGATGGCTTTTACTATCTTGTCCATAAATCCTCCTATCGCAATGGGTCAATCTTAAAGACAGGCTCCCCTGAAACTGCCAACGTCCAGTCTGCCATCAAGTCTTCCCGGTGTATTTCGATCCATGCCTGCACCAGCTTCATTTTGGCTGGAGGTAAACTTCCCGCGAGAACAGAACCGTCTTCGATGGCGATGGTGGCCTCGTATTCGCCATACTCAGCATGGATATGCGGAGCACTGTGTTTCTTATGGTCGTAGAAATACATCAAGATCAGAATCCCATAGAACATCGAAATTGTAGGCACTATGGACGTCTCCTTGTGTTTGCCGATATTATTAAGGAGAGCACTCGATAGATTGCACTCTTGCACAATATCTCAGGCACCCTCTCCCCTTGGAAAAGGGGGCAAGTTATTGTAGTTCTGAGTAATAAGTGAGCCGCATTGGAAGCCGACACAGAGGGGCGGCATATCGCTCACGACGGCTCAGTGCTCGACCTCTAATGTACCCAGTAATCTCCCACACTTAACCCAACCGGTCAAGCCTGTTCTAGCCGATAAAAGCAACCGAGGTCGGCGGCCTATGTCCCTAACGGCGTCGATGTTCAGGGTTGTTCTCATATGCATCAGTATGCACTAATCATGCATACGCGTCAATACTTCATTGGGTTATTTCTGGTGTGTCGCCCGAACGCGATGACGTTCACCCGCGGGCGCCGAACGAAACAAGCCCGGCTCATTTGATATCCTGCCGCCCCGCCGGGTGCAACGCCGGGGTATGTGACCGAGCACGCTGGGTCTAGGACGTCACCCATGGAATTCACAGCGACCACCGATATCTGAAGAACGCACTGTGCGCCTGGCATATTGTCTGTCATAATTCCTGCCAGGAGAATTAGCCATGCCTAAGCCGGATATGAAGAACCTGCATGTACCCTTGCCACAACCGCTCTATCGGCGGCTTCGCGCAGAAGCCAAGCGGGCGCAGCGACCAGCCACCGCGCTGGCACGTGAGGCGATCGACCTCTGGGTTGCTCAGCAGTACCGGGCCGCCGTGCATGACGCGATTGCCTCCTACGCACGAAACGTCGCGGGAACCTCCGACGATCTCGACGCGGACATGGAAGCGGCAAGCGTTGAGCACGTGGTGAATGCCGGTGAGGCCCCAGAGCGGGCTGGCGACCAGTGAAGCGGGGTGAGGTGTATTGGGCGAGCCTTGCGCCGCGGTCCGGATCCGACCGGCTGAACTCTTCACCTTAGTCAGTGACAGCTTGAGCATCGCGCAGGATCTGGCGTCGCCGATTCCAGACCGACCCGCGGTCACATGACGTTTCACGCTGAGCCGCAGCGCGCTGAGTTACACCGGCGCCGACGGCTGCAGTGCGATGTCAGGTCGATTGTTGCGCTTCGCCTTCCACCAGTTGAATATCGTTCGCCCTGCACCAAGCCGTGAGCGCCTGCTCGGTCGCCTCCGCTTCGAACGCATACCATTCATCGAGACAACCTTCTGTTGCTAAGAGTTCTTTGAAGCGCCCGTACGCGCCCCGATGGCGGAAGATGTCTGAGACGCGGTTGCATTGATGAGGCAGCCGCGCTTCGACGAAGCGGAAGACGAGCCGTTGACCCAGATCCATGTCATGCTTGTGGGGGATTTCCAGGTAGCGATCTGCGGTTTCCAGATCGTCCGGGATCTCCTCTTCCTCAATTGGATTCAGTTCCGACATCCAGTAGATTTTGCCGGAGTCCAGGGACACATATGCGCGGTGTTCCATCGGGGCGCCGGAGCTGACGAAGTCGAAGGCGAGCGACAGCTCCTCGTGCTTAACACTCGTTATTTCTGGATTCCTTCGGCCTAACAGTGGCGCTTACGCGCGCCTGAGCACGCAGCGCGTGGGCGTCGCGTGGAGCGCTTTGTCGGCTCTCATGGCTTCTGTTCCTTGACGAAGCGTACGTCCTCATGTCCCCCTAGAACCAGCGGGAATGGTCCCAGCAGTCCCACAACAGCCCCTTTTTGCCGCCACTTTCCTTGGCCTTCCGTATCTAGTCCTAGCTCCTGCTTCTCGTAGTACGCGCCAATGAACTTTGATTTGACGGGTGCGACTCCAACGTGCTTTAGCAAGAGCAAACGGCCCTCGCGAAACTCAAAATCCTCGCCTTCAACAAATGTCTGACTATATTCCACTCCTCGCGAGCCGATCGCCTCTACCAAGACGACTTGTGGCGTTGGCGACCTCACCATTATCGAGCCGATACTTGCGTGGTCCAGCTTGGCGTCAGGCCAAATGAGGCTTGAGAGATAGACTTTCCGTAATCCCGCTTTTCCTTCCCCTAGGTGTCGATGGGTCCCAACCAAATCTTCAAGGGTGGAAATGGTGCCGAAGTCGCGATTCTTCGGCGGCGCCGCGTTGATGCAGCCGCAGACCGCGATGGCGAGGAGAATCGGGATAAGCTTTTGGCTGTTTCTCATGAGGGCTAACGTTCCTGCGGTTCAGCGGCGGCCTCCACGTGCGCTTTGCACGCACGATGCCTCGCACGCCGCCCCCGCTTGACTATCCCGATCGCTTTGAGGTTCGGTACGTCAGTGCCAATGGCGGCATCCGCTGGAACTCGGACTGGGTCAATGTCTCCATCGTCTGCGCTGGGGAGTATGTCGGCCTGGAAGAGATCGGCGATGATATCTGGAACGTCTACTTCGGCCCGCTCAAGTTCGGCCGCCTCCACGAACGCCACATGCGCATCGAGGACGACTATGG is a genomic window of Candidatus Methylomirabilis lanthanidiphila containing:
- a CDS encoding Antitoxin VapB32; this translates as MHDSCIMMHMRTTLNIDADLLKKAAQLTGVQEKTSLVRLGLEALISSESARRLSKLGGTEKQLRQIRRRRSAA
- a CDS encoding transcriptional regulator, with the translated sequence MPTISMFYGILILMYFYDHKKHSAPHIHAEYGEYEATIAIEDGSVLAGSLPPAKMKLVQAWIEIHREDLMADWTLAVSGEPVFKIDPLR
- a CDS encoding transposase, with amino-acid sequence MRFARTMPRTPPPLDYPDRFEVRYVSANGGIRWNSDWVNVSIVCAGEYVGLEEIGDDIWNVYFGPLKFGRLHERHMRIEDDYGRLSRHKV